One window of the Amycolatopsis mediterranei genome contains the following:
- a CDS encoding SAM-dependent methyltransferase, which yields MASSRHDGDTWDLASSVGATATMAAAARAMATRADPSLIDDRFAEPLVRAVGVDLLTRLASGEAAPGDLVEQVWIDVAKVRTKFYDEFFRAAGLPQVVILASGLDSRAYRLPWPAGTVVYEVDRPQVLEFKTRTLAGLGAEPAADRRVVAADLREDWPAALHAAGFDPARPTAWSAEGLLGYLPPEAQDRLLDTITELSAPGSRVATESRPNPRPGDEARTKESLDRLSGRWREHSFDTDMAKLRYFGERNEAASYLAARGWELTGSTVRELLAAHGLAPLEDDDLRTGDVRYVSGVLPPMPRPA from the coding sequence ATGGCTTCGAGCAGGCATGACGGCGACACCTGGGACCTGGCGTCCAGCGTCGGCGCGACCGCCACGATGGCCGCGGCGGCGCGGGCGATGGCGACCCGCGCGGATCCGTCGCTCATCGACGACCGGTTCGCCGAACCGCTCGTCCGGGCGGTCGGCGTCGACCTCCTCACCCGGCTGGCGAGCGGCGAAGCGGCGCCCGGCGACCTGGTCGAGCAGGTGTGGATCGACGTGGCCAAGGTGCGGACGAAGTTCTACGACGAGTTCTTCCGCGCGGCGGGTCTCCCGCAGGTCGTGATCCTGGCTTCGGGCCTGGATTCGCGCGCTTACCGGCTGCCGTGGCCGGCCGGGACCGTCGTCTACGAGGTCGACCGGCCGCAGGTCCTCGAATTCAAGACCCGCACCCTGGCCGGGCTGGGCGCCGAGCCTGCCGCCGACCGGCGGGTGGTGGCGGCCGACCTGCGCGAGGACTGGCCCGCCGCCCTGCACGCCGCCGGCTTCGACCCGGCGCGGCCGACCGCGTGGAGCGCCGAAGGCCTGCTCGGCTACCTGCCGCCCGAGGCGCAGGACCGGCTGCTGGACACCATCACCGAACTCAGCGCGCCGGGCAGCCGGGTGGCCACCGAAAGCCGGCCGAACCCGCGACCGGGCGACGAGGCCCGGACGAAGGAAAGCCTGGACCGGCTCTCCGGACGCTGGCGCGAGCACAGCTTCGACACGGACATGGCGAAGCTGCGCTATTTCGGTGAACGCAACGAAGCGGCGTCCTACCTGGCCGCCCGTGGCTGGGAGCTGACCGGGAGCACCGTCCGGGAGCTGCTCGCGGCCCACGGTCTCGCGCCCCTGGAGGACGACGACCTGCGCACGGGCGACGTGCGGTACGTCAGCGGCGTCCTCCCC